A genome region from Musa acuminata AAA Group cultivar baxijiao chromosome BXJ3-5, Cavendish_Baxijiao_AAA, whole genome shotgun sequence includes the following:
- the LOC103984452 gene encoding ras-related protein RABH1b, with translation MAPVSALAKYKLVFLGDQSVGKTSIITRFMYDKFDNTYQATIGIDFLSKTMYLEDRTVRLQLWDTAGQERFRSLIPSYIRDSSVAVIVYDVASRQSFLNTSKWIEEVRTERGSDVIIVVVGNKTDLVDKRQVSIEEGEAKAQELGVMFIETSAKAGFNIKALFRKIAAALPGMENLSSTRQEDMVDVNLKATNANSYQSQQQSGGCSC, from the exons ATGGCCCCAGTGTCGGCGCTCGCCAAGTACAAGCTAGTGTTCCTGGGGGATCAGTCCGTGGGGAAGACGAGCATCATCACTCGGTTCATGTACGACAAGTTCGACAACACCTATCAG GCTACAATTGGCATCGATTTTCTGTCAAAGACTATGTACCTTGAAGACCGAACAGTCAGACTGCAGCTATG GGACACAGCTGGGCAGGAGAGATTCAGGAGCCTAATCCCAAGTTACATACGGGACTCTTCGGTTGCAGTCATTGTATATGATGTTGCAA GTCGGCAATCTTTCTTAAATACTTCAAAATGGATTGAAGAAGTTCGAACGGAGAGGGGAAGTGATGTCATCATTGTCGTTGTTGGGAATAAAACAGACCTGGTTGACAAAAG GCAAGTCTCTATAGAGGAAGGAGAAGCTAAAGCACAGGAACTTGGTGTCATGTTCATTGAGACAAGCGCAAAAGCTGGCTTCAATATAAAG GCTCTGTTTCGAAAGATTGCTGCTGCTCTCCCAGGGATGGAAAATCTTTCTTCAACTAGGCAGGAAGACATGGTCGATGTAAATCTGAAGGCCACAAATGCGAATTCATATCAGTCGCAGCAACAGTCTGGAGGTTGTAGCTGTTGA
- the LOC103984451 gene encoding probable purine permease 11: MDELDKMELHMPGPSKSATEADRAPPPSSRLRSWQWWLIVALNIFFLLAGQTAATLLGRFYYDQGGNSKWMATLVQTAGFPILYLPLLLFPSTHPPPATAIIPHPSHAKIAVVYVILGLIIAADNLMYSYGLLYLPVSTYSLVCATQLAFNAVFSYYLNSQKFTAFIMNSVVLLTFSAALLGFNENSESSADVSKGKYAIGFILTLGASATYSLILSLMQLTFQKVIRKETFSAVLEMQIYTAFVASCAAVVGLLASGEWKDLKSEMEAYGKGTVSYVMTLVWTGLSWQVASVGVVGLIFVVSSLFSNVISTLALPVVPVFAVIFFHDKMNGVKIVAMLIAIWGFASYLYQHYLDDSKAKKTVGHPEYVPAHGS; this comes from the exons ATGGACGAACTCGACAAGATGGAGCTTCACATGCCAG GGCCTTCAAAATCAGCAACTGAAGCTGATCGAGCACCACCACCATCGTCAAGGTTGAGAAGCTGGCAATGGTGGCTCATAGTGGCCCTTAACATCTTCTTCCTTCTTGCTGGTCAAACTGCTGCCACTCTTCTGGGGAGGTTTTATTATGACCAAGGCGGCAACAGCAAGTGGATGGCCACACTTGTCCAAACTGCAGGCTTTCCGATCCTCTATCTTCCTCTACTCCTTTTTCCTTCTACCCACCCTCCCCCCGCTACTGCTATCATCCCTCACCCTTCACATGCTAAGATTGCCGTAGTATATGTTATTCTGGGCCTTATCATAGCTGCTGACAACTTAATGTATTCCTATGGTCTCCTGTACCTTCCTGTGTCAACATACTCCCTCGTTTGTGCCACTCAACTTGCCTTCAATGCTGTCTTCTCCTACTATCTGAATTCTCAAAAATTCACTGCTTTTATAATGAATTCTGTTGTTCTCTTGACATTCTCTGCTGCCCTACTTGGTTTTAATGAAAATTCAGAGAGCTCGGCAGATGTTTCCAAGGGGAAGTATGCAATCGGTTTCATATTGACATTAGGAGCATCAGCCACATACTCGCTCATCCTCTCTCTAATGCAGCTCACCTTTCAAAAGGTTATTCGGAAGGAGACTTTCTCAGCTGTGCTGGAAATGCAGATTTACACAGCATTTGTAGCCTCTTGTGCTGCTGTTGTTGGCTTATTGGCAAGTGGGGAGTGGAAGGATCTGAAGAGTGAGATGGAGGCATATGGAAAGGGGACAGTGTCATATGTGATGACTCTGGTTTGGACTGGTCTGTCCTGGCAGGTAGCCTCAGTCGGAGTTGTGGGCCTCATCTTTGTGGTGTCTTCTCTGTTCTCCAACGTGATAAGCACGTTAGCACTGCCTGTTGTGCCCGTATTTGCTGTGATCTTCTTTCATGACAAGATGAATGGTGTCAAGATTGTTGCTATGCTAATTGCAATTTGGGGTTTTGCTTCTTACCTCTACCAGCACTATCTTGATGACTCGAAAGCTAAGAAGACTGTAGGTCATCCCGAGTATGTCCCTGCTCATGGGTCTTGA
- the LOC103984450 gene encoding VAN3-binding protein, whose translation MEESRKHANHGAALFSRQSLSYKDERMQTKSQNRGIELCKGQTQLSTYHYPLEVPKSPHQALEFLSRTWSPSSSDFFQILSPSNLLPSLEDRSAEVDEHKAEKNHTDFAGDTETRMDQILTLLSSGKLAQSAPQKHKSLHGGWIDVGQMKAWLGGEILSSFSKGCRKRRKEELRLHTAQVHAALSVARLAAAIAGIVGNCYLEPVNSKTMILDHQGGELDNRMNTVVASAAALVATVCAEAAESVGANRMQVASAIRTGLATRSSADLVTLTATAATCLRGAATLELRAAACRQISEDQSTLARGAELPIQTPDGKIQLRMVRIYVKHDRLALRLVKKHIRGVISTYKEFRVFDAMEDPKEGGFSKNGHSCYLITLATTGGTIQLLFEDHKRYIMWKSSISHLLCDYLETTTRF comes from the exons ATGGAGGAATCCAGAAAGCATGCAAACCATGGAGCAGCCTTGTTCTCGAGACAGTCACTCTCCTACAAG GATGAGAGAATGCAGACAAAAAGTCAAAATAGAGGTATCGAGTTGTGCAAAGGGCAGACACAGTTATCAACATATCATTATCCTTTGGAGGTCCCTAAGAGTCCTCATCAGGCTTTGGAGTTCCTCTCCAGAACATGGAGCCCATCTTCCTCTGACTTCTTTCAAATACTCTCGCCCAGT AACCTATTACCAAGCCTCGAGGACAGGAGTGCAGAGGTAGATGAGCATAAAGCAGAGAAGAACCATACCGATTTCGCCGGAGATACCGAAACAAGAATGGATCAAATCTTG ACATTGCTCTCGAGTGGAAAATTGGCACAATCTGCACCTCAGAAGCACAAGTCTTTACATGGTGGCTGG ATAGATGTAGGCCAGATGAAGGCATGGCTGGGAGGGGAAATCCTTAGCAGCTTTTCCAAAGGATGcagaaagaggaggaaggaagaactgCGACTCCACACAGCTCAAGTCCATGCAGCCCTCTCTGTGGCAAGGCTGGCTGCGGCCATTGCAGGCATTGTAGGAAACTGTTACTTGGAACCGGTCAACTCGAAAACCATGATCTTAGATCACCAAGGAGGGGAGCTGGACAACAGGATGAACACGGTGGTAGCCTCTGCTGCGGCCTTGGTCGCGACAGTGTGCGCCGAAGCTGCTGAGTCTGTGGGTGCAAACAGAATGCAGGTTGCATCTGCCATTAGAACAGGCCTTGCAACCCGGAGTTCAGCTGATCTAGTGACTCTCACTGCAACTGCTGCAACAT GTTTGAGAGGAGCTGCAACGCTTGAGCTGAGAGCAGCAGCTTGCAGACAGATTTCAGAGGACCAGAGTACACTGGCAAGAGGTGCTGAACTCCCCATTCAAACACCTGATG GGAAGATTCAACTCAGAATGGTGAGGATTTATGTCAAGCATGACAGGCTTGCACTGAGGTTGGTAAAGAAGCATATCCGAGGAGTGATTAGCACCTACAAAGAAT TTAGGGTTTTTGATGCAATGGAGGATCCAAAAGAAGGTGGCTTCTCCAAGAATGGTCATAGCTGCTACTTGATAACACTTGCAACCACTGGGGGAACCATTCAGCTGCTGTTTGAGGACCACAAGCGATACATAATGTGGAAGTCCAGTATCTCTCACCTCTTATGTGACTATTTAGAAACCACAACAAGATTTTGA
- the LOC135639154 gene encoding expansin-like B1, producing the protein MFSVGVINSFAQIISTSHLTSAGACEYGSFGATPNDGDALASSSLYRNGVGCGACYQVTCTDAKYCSNDGVMIIITDAGVSGNTKFILSQHAFARMGQNADLGASLLSLGAVGIEYRRCVCCY; encoded by the exons ATGTTTTCTGTCGGTGTCATTAATTCTTTTGCTCAGATAATCTCAACTTCTCATCTGACTTCAGCTGGTGCATGCGAGTATGGTTCATTTGGAGCAACACCGAATGATGGGGATGCCTTAGCATCATCAAGTCTTTACAGGAATGGTGTGGGTTGTGGAGCATGCTATCAG GTGACATGTACTGATGCCAAGTACTGCTCCAACGATGGTGTCATGATCATAATCACAGACGCAGGAGTAAGCGGCAATACCAAGTTCATTCTCAGTCAGCATGCCTTTGCAAGGATGGGCCAGAATGCTGATTTAGGTGCATCCCTTCTATCTCTTGGTGCGGTCGGCATTGAGTACCGGAGGTGTGTGTGCTGTTACTGA